A stretch of Fibrobacter sp. DNA encodes these proteins:
- a CDS encoding extracellular solute-binding protein, which produces MKLYKNILTIAAVASLAFGLSACNEKSGKSGASGKSAAPVSEADCPVIPQDPEATGEFDPVAGKDARACGSITLWGSAMPKSFNMWEDYNSFSAELMGMMFEPLVSLHSTEDREVGILADSWTVGEDGRTFTFHVDPRAKWSDGKPITAEDVQYYYDVIMDEKNLTPIFKVGLSRFDRPEIVDSLTIKMVAKEIHWGNFWEAAGMLAFPKHAWQGKDFNQIRYEFPVVSGPYIIKTFREDRYVELARRADWWGFKKNWNRGKYNFQKIRYRFMNDQTKALEAFKKQDFNAYAIYTSSIWMKQTDFDAVQKGWAVKQRIFNKEPIGFQGMAINLRKPEYQDVRVRRALNFMLNREAMNEKYMYGQYFLLNSYYPDLWNNNQNPTATLYKFNPDSARALFAEAGYKVNAQGVLEKDGKQFSINFITSSEDLRHLTLFQEDLKKIGVVATIEQMSHSTLRKRLDDADFDLYWVNWGAGRLRDPEASWHSSTAMQKGTNNLSGLQDSVVDSLINLQKTEFDLAKRNEILKALDNRLAEIVPYVLMWQCDHHRILYWNRYGMPEKVLDNFNREDAIPVYWWVDPVKSAALDKAMKAGESMPVPAYDVK; this is translated from the coding sequence ATGAAACTCTACAAGAACATTTTGACTATCGCGGCTGTGGCCTCTCTCGCCTTTGGCCTTTCCGCCTGTAACGAAAAGTCCGGCAAGTCCGGCGCCTCGGGAAAATCCGCCGCCCCGGTCTCCGAAGCTGATTGCCCCGTCATCCCTCAGGATCCTGAAGCTACGGGTGAGTTCGACCCGGTGGCCGGCAAGGACGCCCGCGCCTGCGGAAGTATTACCCTCTGGGGCTCCGCCATGCCCAAGTCCTTCAACATGTGGGAAGACTACAATAGCTTCTCGGCAGAACTGATGGGCATGATGTTCGAACCGCTGGTCAGCCTTCACAGCACTGAAGACCGCGAAGTCGGTATCCTTGCTGACAGCTGGACCGTTGGTGAAGATGGTAGAACTTTTACCTTCCACGTGGACCCACGCGCCAAGTGGAGCGATGGCAAGCCCATCACCGCAGAAGACGTGCAGTACTACTACGACGTAATCATGGACGAGAAGAACCTGACTCCCATTTTCAAGGTGGGCCTCTCTCGTTTCGACCGCCCGGAAATTGTGGACAGCCTTACCATCAAGATGGTGGCCAAGGAAATCCATTGGGGTAACTTCTGGGAAGCCGCGGGAATGCTCGCTTTCCCCAAGCACGCTTGGCAGGGAAAGGACTTCAACCAGATCCGCTACGAATTCCCGGTGGTCTCAGGTCCCTACATCATTAAGACTTTCCGCGAAGACCGCTATGTGGAACTTGCCCGTCGCGCTGACTGGTGGGGTTTCAAGAAGAACTGGAACCGCGGTAAGTACAACTTCCAGAAGATCCGCTATCGCTTCATGAACGACCAGACCAAGGCTCTGGAAGCTTTCAAGAAGCAGGACTTCAACGCCTACGCCATCTACACCAGCAGCATTTGGATGAAACAGACCGACTTCGATGCTGTGCAGAAGGGCTGGGCTGTAAAGCAGCGTATTTTCAACAAGGAACCTATTGGTTTCCAGGGCATGGCCATCAACTTGCGTAAGCCCGAATATCAGGATGTTCGCGTTCGTCGTGCATTGAACTTTATGCTGAACCGTGAAGCTATGAACGAAAAGTACATGTACGGTCAGTATTTCTTGCTGAACAGCTACTATCCGGATTTGTGGAACAACAACCAGAATCCTACCGCTACTTTGTACAAGTTCAATCCGGACAGCGCCCGCGCCCTCTTTGCAGAAGCGGGTTACAAGGTGAATGCGCAAGGTGTTCTTGAAAAGGACGGAAAGCAGTTCTCCATCAATTTCATTACCAGCAGCGAAGACCTCCGTCACTTGACTCTCTTCCAGGAAGACCTGAAGAAGATTGGTGTGGTGGCTACCATCGAACAGATGTCCCACAGCACCTTGCGCAAGCGTCTGGACGATGCCGACTTTGACCTCTACTGGGTGAACTGGGGCGCGGGCCGACTCCGTGATCCCGAAGCTAGCTGGCATTCTTCTACTGCAATGCAGAAGGGTACCAACAACCTGAGCGGTCTGCAGGACTCTGTGGTGGATAGCCTTATCAACTTGCAGAAGACGGAATTCGACCTGGCCAAGCGTAACGAAATCCTGAAGGCTCTGGATAACCGTCTTGCAGAAATCGTTCCCTACGTTTTGATGTGGCAGTGCGATCACCACCGCATCCTCTACTGGAACCGTTACGGCATGCCGGAAAAGGTGCTGGACAACTTCAACCGCGAAGATGCCATCCCCGTTTACTGGTGGGTGGATCCGGTTAAGTCCGCCGCCCTCGACAAAGCTATGAAGGCTGGCGAATCCATGCCTGTGCCCGCTTACGATGTTAAATGA
- the rnc gene encoding ribonuclease III codes for MEKSNLLHKVLKLWFRQKSGDGLEAKLGYQFKDPELLAHALVHRSYLMGKDMPYESNNERLEFLGDSVLNMLTTEYLYKMFPDDPEGELSKRKSAIVSGHACAQSSEAWNLSEYVKVGKAEANMGGRGMETILADAYEAVLGAVYLDGGLEDVRSILNKFHFPRIPEIISAAEFVNHKSALLEYAQGVLRTVPEYILIAEEGPEHQKVFTTEVHVNGKTYAQGSGPNKKKAEQEAARLTLEMLKVEAAEAEANNPAADSKPKKQIRHVGLP; via the coding sequence TTGGAAAAATCAAATCTACTTCACAAAGTCTTAAAACTCTGGTTTCGCCAGAAGTCCGGTGACGGGCTTGAGGCGAAGCTCGGGTACCAGTTCAAGGATCCGGAACTGCTGGCTCACGCTCTGGTTCACCGTTCATACCTCATGGGCAAGGACATGCCCTACGAAAGCAACAACGAGCGCCTGGAGTTCCTGGGCGATTCCGTGCTGAACATGCTGACCACGGAATACCTGTACAAGATGTTCCCCGACGATCCGGAAGGTGAACTTTCCAAGCGCAAGAGCGCCATCGTCTCGGGCCACGCATGCGCCCAGTCCTCCGAAGCCTGGAACTTGAGCGAATATGTCAAGGTAGGGAAGGCCGAAGCCAACATGGGTGGCCGTGGCATGGAAACCATCCTAGCCGACGCCTACGAAGCTGTGCTTGGCGCGGTGTACCTGGATGGCGGGTTGGAAGACGTTCGATCCATTTTGAACAAGTTCCATTTCCCCCGCATTCCTGAAATAATCAGTGCCGCGGAATTTGTGAACCACAAGAGCGCCCTGTTGGAATATGCCCAGGGAGTTTTGCGTACGGTTCCGGAATATATTCTCATTGCAGAAGAAGGCCCGGAACACCAGAAGGTCTTTACCACCGAAGTACATGTGAATGGTAAGACCTACGCCCAAGGTTCCGGCCCCAACAAGAAGAAGGCTGAACAGGAAGCCGCCCGACTGACTCTGGAAATGCTGAAGGTGGAAGCTGCCGAAGCGGAGGCAAACAATCCTGCTGCAGATTCCAAGCCCAAGAAACAGATCCGCCATGTTGGACTGCCGTAA
- the fabD gene encoding ACP S-malonyltransferase — translation MSKTILLFPGQGAQYVGMGQTLASTFEPAKKIMQEADEILGFSLSKLMAEGPEEVLKSTDNTQPALFTVSAMVMELLKSEGFEFDYVAGHSLGEYSAIYAAGGFSFADGLRLVRTRGELMASAGSKNPGAMAAIMGQEEAKILELCEAVKDAGVVVPANINCPGQIVVSGAQEGVAKLCENCGAAGIKAIPLAVSGAFHSPLMQFAQPGLAEAIAKTTFNDVAKPVIANVIAEPVTSGKEIADLLVRQLVSPVRWNDCMNKAISLGVDQGVEVGSGKVLMGLMRKISRDVKVTPVETIEAFAALKG, via the coding sequence ATGTCCAAGACTATTCTTCTTTTCCCTGGCCAGGGCGCACAGTACGTCGGTATGGGCCAGACCCTCGCTTCTACTTTTGAACCTGCAAAGAAGATCATGCAGGAAGCTGACGAAATCCTCGGCTTCTCCCTGTCCAAGCTCATGGCAGAAGGTCCGGAAGAAGTTCTCAAGAGCACCGACAATACTCAGCCGGCTCTCTTCACCGTGTCCGCAATGGTCATGGAACTCCTGAAGTCCGAAGGTTTTGAATTTGACTACGTTGCGGGTCACTCCCTGGGTGAATACTCTGCAATCTACGCTGCCGGCGGCTTCAGCTTTGCTGACGGTCTCCGCCTGGTCCGCACCCGCGGCGAACTCATGGCTTCTGCCGGTTCCAAGAACCCGGGTGCCATGGCCGCTATCATGGGTCAGGAAGAAGCTAAGATTTTGGAACTCTGCGAAGCCGTGAAGGATGCTGGCGTCGTGGTTCCTGCAAACATCAACTGCCCGGGCCAGATCGTCGTGTCTGGTGCTCAGGAAGGCGTTGCCAAGCTCTGCGAAAACTGCGGTGCTGCTGGCATCAAGGCCATTCCTCTGGCAGTGTCCGGCGCTTTCCACTCTCCGCTGATGCAGTTCGCTCAGCCGGGTCTCGCAGAAGCTATCGCAAAGACCACTTTCAACGATGTGGCTAAGCCGGTTATCGCTAACGTTATCGCAGAACCTGTCACCTCCGGCAAGGAAATTGCAGACCTCTTGGTCCGCCAGCTGGTATCCCCGGTCCGTTGGAACGACTGTATGAACAAGGCCATCTCCCTCGGTGTTGACCAGGGTGTTGAAGTGGGTTCCGGCAAGGTCCTCATGGGCCTCATGCGCAAGATCAGCCGCGACGTGAAGGTCACCCCCGTCGAAACCATCGAAGCATTTGCTGCATTAAAAGGTTAA
- the acpP gene encoding acyl carrier protein — protein sequence MNEEIFKKVVDVIVAKLEVKAEDVKPESEFGNDLGADSLDRVELVMALEDEFEVEILDSDAEKFQKVSDVVAFIESKKA from the coding sequence ATGAACGAAGAAATTTTTAAGAAGGTTGTCGACGTTATCGTTGCCAAGCTCGAAGTTAAGGCTGAAGATGTGAAGCCGGAATCCGAATTCGGTAACGACCTCGGTGCTGACTCCCTCGACCGCGTCGAACTCGTCATGGCTCTCGAAGACGAATTCGAAGTCGAAATCCTCGACAGCGATGCAGAAAAGTTCCAGAAGGTTTCTGACGTCGTCGCTTTCATCGAATCCAAGAAGGCATAA
- the fabG gene encoding 3-oxoacyl-[acyl-carrier-protein] reductase: MGKLTGKKAIVTGASRGIGLAIATELAREGADVAILSTSVKEDLAAKLSTELGVQVKSYACDVGNSETVQNVFKQIITDMGTVDILVNNAGITRDGLLMRMKDEDFDAVIQTNLRSVFLCTRAVARTMMGKRAGRIVNITSINAIRGQAGQANYAGAKAGVIGMTKSNAMEFASRGITVNAVAPGFIGTDMTAKMDDATKEKYAASIPLQRIGNPEDVAKAVAFLASDDASYITGQVLGVDGGLNA; the protein is encoded by the coding sequence ATGGGTAAACTTACTGGTAAGAAGGCAATCGTTACTGGCGCATCCCGCGGTATCGGTCTCGCCATTGCAACCGAACTGGCACGTGAAGGTGCCGATGTTGCCATCCTTTCCACTTCCGTGAAGGAAGACTTGGCAGCCAAGTTGAGCACCGAACTGGGTGTGCAGGTCAAGAGCTATGCTTGCGACGTGGGCAACTCCGAAACTGTGCAGAACGTGTTCAAGCAGATCATCACTGACATGGGCACTGTAGATATTCTCGTGAACAACGCTGGCATTACCCGCGATGGTCTCCTGATGCGTATGAAGGACGAAGACTTCGACGCCGTCATCCAGACCAACCTCCGTTCCGTATTCCTTTGCACCCGCGCCGTGGCTCGCACCATGATGGGCAAGCGCGCAGGCCGCATCGTCAACATCACCAGCATCAACGCTATCCGCGGTCAGGCTGGTCAGGCCAACTATGCCGGTGCTAAGGCTGGCGTTATCGGTATGACCAAGTCCAACGCCATGGAATTTGCTTCCCGCGGCATTACCGTGAACGCTGTTGCTCCGGGTTTCATTGGCACCGACATGACTGCTAAGATGGACGACGCTACCAAGGAAAAGTACGCTGCTTCTATCCCCCTGCAGCGCATTGGTAACCCCGAAGACGTGGCCAAGGCAGTGGCATTTTTGGCATCTGACGACGCTTCCTACATTACCGGACAGGTATTGGGCGTTGACGGGGGCTTGAACGCTTAA
- a CDS encoding PorT family protein, which produces MFKKILLAAAVLVSAASAIEFGPRVGGNMTTMWGDDAEKVTTGFGFNAGIAAKLAFKDSPISITPEVMIDMRNTNKEDFLTFKDRSMTEWSLDIPVMIRCELLGLIYIEAGPSFNFNLSTSEEWTEGITKKSGSHDYDGDELSTFEFGLSFGVGTNIISSVDIDFRVNMGLTDIFTDKASIAGYTFSKGEAPAMKNLQFALGASIWLF; this is translated from the coding sequence ATGTTCAAGAAGATCCTTTTGGCAGCTGCTGTTCTCGTTTCTGCCGCTTCTGCAATCGAATTCGGCCCCCGTGTTGGCGGCAACATGACCACCATGTGGGGTGACGATGCTGAAAAGGTTACCACAGGTTTCGGTTTTAACGCCGGTATCGCAGCAAAGCTTGCTTTCAAGGATTCTCCGATTTCCATTACCCCGGAAGTCATGATTGACATGCGCAACACCAACAAGGAAGATTTCTTGACTTTCAAGGACAGATCCATGACTGAATGGTCCTTGGACATCCCCGTCATGATCCGTTGCGAACTCCTCGGCCTCATCTACATCGAAGCTGGTCCGTCTTTCAACTTCAACCTGTCCACCAGCGAAGAATGGACCGAAGGCATTACCAAGAAGAGCGGTTCTCACGACTATGATGGCGACGAACTGAGCACCTTCGAATTCGGCCTTTCCTTCGGCGTTGGCACCAACATCATCTCCTCTGTGGATATTGACTTCCGCGTCAACATGGGCCTCACCGACATCTTCACCGACAAGGCATCTATCGCCGGCTACACCTTCAGCAAGGGCGAAGCACCTGCTATGAAGAACCTCCAGTTCGCTCTGGGTGCTTCCATTTGGCTGTTCTAA
- a CDS encoding InlB B-repeat-containing protein has product MDENHQFSGTLDGAGFTIYGLYVGKHQYAGLIGALAETGVVRNLKLASGSNEGTKYAGGVVALSYGTIQNTTNFSSVSATGTLVYAGGIVGYNEGNILDCDNEGKVSTTYESEKAGKYYGYSGGMTGYSTGFVTGCLNKAAVSAYIRIYNSYSAYAYVYAGGIAAYSTGSVVKSMNSGSTSAKFGASYSYSPDAYAGGIVGYNTGILSTCVNSGVIESNGSTYSTQGYDHEYAGGIAGSSVSVVSDCFNKGKTSSSGYYHYAAGVLPKGKAANSFDVVSLKYWIKESEIQGTESLMKSAQFAWLLNTSNGSTDNSGIWSWNNEFPYLADESNRPIYRVTFNDGIVDSYVYSSYMGTTPKPEDAEPEAGEKFVAWIDKDGKVFRSRDIVSEDRAFYAVFIDEEASAYIITIKDGDNTYSILTDEEGKLTSLPEHGLVPEGMEFDGWFTSDKKKVDESTIFNSSTTITAVYTRLKYTITFLDFDDRVVLEDRFELGSTPVAESPERSSTSSYSYTFKEWTPQIVAVDGPATYVAVYDSTKIIWLSVNIDGKESSVVDGEEILLPSASERDGYVFVGWYDAEGNKLGDEGDKIVVNTDLVIEAKYEKINDSSSSSKTEPTSSSSMPMESSSSQTEKVITVVNNPKFNVNVEGHVLHVSGIHENSLVAVMDLQGRVVRTGYADGANFDVVLPVSGSYMIRISNYTRLVHVR; this is encoded by the coding sequence GTGGATGAAAACCATCAGTTCTCGGGTACCTTGGATGGTGCGGGTTTTACCATTTATGGACTTTATGTGGGAAAACATCAATATGCAGGACTCATTGGGGCTTTAGCTGAAACAGGTGTTGTAAGGAACTTGAAACTTGCTAGTGGTTCCAATGAAGGTACGAAATATGCTGGGGGAGTTGTGGCTTTGAGTTATGGTACTATTCAAAACACAACGAATTTTAGTTCTGTTTCCGCTACAGGAACCCTAGTTTATGCGGGGGGCATCGTTGGCTATAACGAAGGAAATATCCTTGATTGCGATAATGAAGGAAAAGTATCCACTACTTATGAAAGTGAGAAGGCTGGAAAATACTATGGTTATTCTGGTGGTATGACTGGTTACAGTACAGGTTTTGTAACGGGATGTTTGAATAAAGCTGCTGTTTCTGCCTATATCCGTATATACAATTCTTACTCCGCTTATGCATATGTTTATGCGGGAGGCATTGCCGCTTATAGTACGGGCTCTGTCGTCAAGAGCATGAATAGTGGATCGACTTCTGCGAAATTCGGAGCGTCTTATTCCTATTCTCCTGATGCCTATGCTGGCGGAATCGTGGGATATAATACAGGAATTCTCTCCACTTGCGTCAATAGCGGGGTTATTGAATCCAATGGAAGTACGTACTCTACTCAAGGTTATGATCATGAATATGCTGGAGGTATTGCTGGTTCTAGTGTAAGTGTAGTTTCTGATTGCTTTAATAAGGGAAAGACTAGTTCGTCGGGGTATTATCACTATGCTGCAGGGGTACTTCCGAAGGGAAAAGCGGCAAACTCGTTTGATGTAGTCTCTTTAAAGTACTGGATTAAAGAATCTGAAATTCAGGGGACGGAGAGCTTGATGAAAAGTGCTCAGTTTGCTTGGCTTCTTAACACATCGAACGGAAGTACTGATAATAGTGGTATTTGGAGTTGGAACAATGAATTCCCCTATTTAGCAGATGAATCTAATAGACCTATTTACAGGGTGACATTCAATGATGGTATCGTTGATTCTTATGTGTATAGTTCCTATATGGGGACCACTCCGAAGCCTGAGGATGCTGAACCTGAAGCTGGAGAAAAATTTGTTGCGTGGATAGATAAAGATGGAAAGGTGTTCCGTTCTCGTGATATTGTGTCTGAAGATCGTGCCTTTTATGCCGTATTTATTGATGAGGAGGCTTCTGCCTATATAATCACCATTAAAGACGGAGATAATACTTACTCGATTTTAACAGATGAAGAAGGAAAATTGACTTCGTTGCCTGAACATGGTTTAGTTCCTGAAGGAATGGAATTTGATGGTTGGTTCACGTCCGACAAGAAAAAAGTTGATGAATCAACAATTTTCAATTCTTCGACAACGATTACTGCGGTATATACTCGCTTAAAGTATACGATTACATTCCTTGATTTTGATGATAGGGTGGTTCTTGAAGATCGCTTTGAGTTGGGCTCTACCCCTGTTGCTGAATCTCCAGAACGGTCTTCAACGAGTTCCTATTCTTACACCTTCAAGGAATGGACTCCTCAAATTGTTGCTGTTGACGGTCCTGCTACTTATGTTGCGGTCTATGATTCAACAAAAATAATATGGTTGTCCGTAAATATAGACGGAAAGGAAAGCTCTGTTGTCGATGGTGAAGAAATTTTACTGCCTTCGGCATCGGAACGAGACGGCTATGTCTTTGTTGGATGGTATGATGCGGAGGGAAACAAATTAGGGGATGAAGGTGATAAGATCGTAGTTAACACGGACTTAGTCATAGAAGCCAAATACGAAAAGATAAACGACAGTTCGTCTAGTTCCAAAACGGAACCTACTAGTTCTTCATCAATGCCTATGGAGTCGAGTTCCAGTCAAACGGAAAAGGTTATTACTGTTGTAAATAACCCAAAATTTAATGTAAACGTCGAAGGTCACGTATTGCATGTTTCTGGAATTCATGAAAATTCTCTTGTTGCTGTTATGGATCTGCAAGGACGGGTTGTAAGAACGGGATATGCTGATGGTGCAAATTTTGATGTGGTACTTCCGGTTTCTGGTTCGTATATGATTCGCATAAGCAATTATACCCGACTTGTGCATGTTAGATAA